One stretch of Vulpes lagopus strain Blue_001 chromosome 12, ASM1834538v1, whole genome shotgun sequence DNA includes these proteins:
- the TRARG1 gene encoding trafficking regulator of GLUT4 1 isoform X1: MANPVQPQFPLAQEPGTALPLDLPEMEKLLTKVEGKDDKPLKLSKSLSGALDLEQNGHGLPFKVAFEGRQEATLPWSPSRASSRRASSVATASSAQDQEVPKDYLILAIASCFCPVWPLNLIPLIFSIMSRSSVQQGDLDGARRLGRLARLLSITFIIMGIIIIIVAMTVNFTAHIACRKGNQPRRGDAEEMDRTGQRRNSTFPVCLMSRSQDVGLSLLYFCGRGGEVPGCKKDYLHALCHMLASIPAQRLSCRPAHTLGPPWAPKMCRCLERGDGSHASQGGGTRRNAGEDRNRNCTSSLAFQFQDHLC, from the exons ATGGCCAACCCTgtgcagcctcagtttcccttggCTCAGGAGCCCGGCACTGCCTTACCCCTGGACCTGCCAGAGATGGAGAAGCTCCTCACGAAGGTGGAAGGCAAGGATGACAAGCCACTGAAGCTGTCCAAGTCCCTCTCCGGGGCCCTGGACCTGGAGCAGAATGGTCATGGCCTGCCCTTCAAGGTGGCTTTTGAGGGGCGGCAGGAAGCCACACTGCCATGGTCTCCCTCTCGGGCCAGCTCTAGAAGGGCATCCTCCGTTGCCACTGCCTCCTCTGCCCAGGACCAAGAAGTCCCCAAAGATTACCTCATCCTTGCCATCGCCTCCTGCTTCTGTCCCGTCTGGCCCCTCAACCTCATCCCCCTCATATTTTCTATCATG TCCCGAAGTAGCGTGCAACAGGGGGACCTGGATGGGGCTCGGAGGCTGGGTCGCCTGGCCCGGCTGCTCAGCATCACCTTCATCATCATGGGAATCATTATCATCATCGTGGCCATGACTGTCAACTTCACAG CACATATTGCCTGTCGGAAGGGGAACCAGCCCCGCAGAGGAGATGCAGAGGAGATGGACCGGACCGGGCAGAGGAGAAACAGCACATTCCCTGTGTGTCTGATGAGCAGGAGCCAGGACGTGGGactttctcttttgtatttttgtgggcggggtggggaggtgcCCGGGtgtaaaaaagattatttgcatGCCTTGTGCCACATGCTTGCTTCGATCCCAGCTCAGAGGCTCAGCTGCCGCCCAGCACACACCCTGGGACCTCCTTGGGCACCCAAGATGTGCAGGTGCCTGGAGAGAGGTGACGGGTCCCATGCATCACAGGGTGGAGGTACCAGAAGGAATGCTGGTGAAGACAGGAACAGGAACTGCACCTCTTCTCTAGCTTTTCAATTTCAGGATCATCTCTGCTGA
- the TRARG1 gene encoding trafficking regulator of GLUT4 1 isoform X3 yields the protein MANPVQPQFPLAQEPGTALPLDLPEMEKLLTKVEGKDDKPLKLSKSLSGALDLEQNGHGLPFKVAFEGRQEATLPWSPSRASSRRASSVATASSAQDQEVPKDYLILAIASCFCPVWPLNLIPLIFSIMSRSSVQQGDLDGARRLGRLARLLSITFIIMGIIIIIVAMTVNFTVPKK from the exons ATGGCCAACCCTgtgcagcctcagtttcccttggCTCAGGAGCCCGGCACTGCCTTACCCCTGGACCTGCCAGAGATGGAGAAGCTCCTCACGAAGGTGGAAGGCAAGGATGACAAGCCACTGAAGCTGTCCAAGTCCCTCTCCGGGGCCCTGGACCTGGAGCAGAATGGTCATGGCCTGCCCTTCAAGGTGGCTTTTGAGGGGCGGCAGGAAGCCACACTGCCATGGTCTCCCTCTCGGGCCAGCTCTAGAAGGGCATCCTCCGTTGCCACTGCCTCCTCTGCCCAGGACCAAGAAGTCCCCAAAGATTACCTCATCCTTGCCATCGCCTCCTGCTTCTGTCCCGTCTGGCCCCTCAACCTCATCCCCCTCATATTTTCTATCATG TCCCGAAGTAGCGTGCAACAGGGGGACCTGGATGGGGCTCGGAGGCTGGGTCGCCTGGCCCGGCTGCTCAGCATCACCTTCATCATCATGGGAATCATTATCATCATCGTGGCCATGACTGTCAACTTCACAG taccaaagaaataa
- the TRARG1 gene encoding trafficking regulator of GLUT4 1 isoform X2: MANPVQPQFPLAQEPGTALPLDLPEMEKLLTKVEGKDDKPLKLSKSLSGALDLEQNGHGLPFKVAFEGRQEATLPWSPSRASSRRASSVATASSAQDQEVPKDYLILAIASCFCPVWPLNLIPLIFSIMSRSSVQQGDLDGARRLGRLARLLSITFIIMGIIIIIVAMTVNFTGEAPSQGAKQASLLRTTEGYSPAPWGGGSGNEYQRNKTNRGTALVEAALAGWRPPNSHTPPPAGAQNSDVPEPPKH, encoded by the exons ATGGCCAACCCTgtgcagcctcagtttcccttggCTCAGGAGCCCGGCACTGCCTTACCCCTGGACCTGCCAGAGATGGAGAAGCTCCTCACGAAGGTGGAAGGCAAGGATGACAAGCCACTGAAGCTGTCCAAGTCCCTCTCCGGGGCCCTGGACCTGGAGCAGAATGGTCATGGCCTGCCCTTCAAGGTGGCTTTTGAGGGGCGGCAGGAAGCCACACTGCCATGGTCTCCCTCTCGGGCCAGCTCTAGAAGGGCATCCTCCGTTGCCACTGCCTCCTCTGCCCAGGACCAAGAAGTCCCCAAAGATTACCTCATCCTTGCCATCGCCTCCTGCTTCTGTCCCGTCTGGCCCCTCAACCTCATCCCCCTCATATTTTCTATCATG TCCCGAAGTAGCGTGCAACAGGGGGACCTGGATGGGGCTCGGAGGCTGGGTCGCCTGGCCCGGCTGCTCAGCATCACCTTCATCATCATGGGAATCATTATCATCATCGTGGCCATGACTGTCAACTTCACAGGTGAGGCCCCGTCACAGGGAGCCAAGCAAGCCAGCTTGCTCAGGACTACGGAAGGGTACAGCCCagctccctggggagggggcagtgggaaTGAG taccaaagaaataaaaccaaccGGGGCACTGCGCTGGTGGAGGCAGCCCTGGCCGGCTGGAGGCCTCCAAACTCACACACCCCACCTCCCGCGGGAGCACAGAACAGTGACGTCCCTGAGCCCCCAAAGCACTAA